CTGCCGCGACGACTGGGAGACGTATCTCGGCTTCGCCCCCGCCAAAGCTCTAAACGACAGATGTCGCCCCGCTGAGGAGTTGCACGTTGGGATTATCTGGACGCTAGACCTGGTCATCGCGATCGCGATCGCCGTTTGCCACGGTGTTTAGTCCATTTTGCGTCTAGCCTGGGGCGTGTCAGCAGCGCCCGCTGGCGGTCCTTTCGAGGCGATTGAACAGCAGGTTATGGGTGAGAAAGTCAAGGTAGCCGACCACAGTCGAGTCCGCCTCGTCCTCACATCGCATGAAGGGAAGAGCTGCCGTCTTAGCGCGCGGAACCACTAAGCTGACCTACTAAAACCGGTAGTTTGCGGACATTTGGGGCCTAGCCCAACTTAAGTTGCAGTTGCCAACCAGCCGCATGGGCTCAGGGTTCGATCGCTCTCGGCAGAAAGAGCAACATCGAGGTTCGATGATCGCATATTTATTTGACCGCGCAAATGCCGTTACTGCCGTGGGGCTCCTGTGTTCTGGCGCAGCGATCGGGCTCGTGGCCAAAGGACAGTATGAGGTGGCAGTAGCGCTAGGACTCTGGGCGATCATCGCTGACGATGTCGACGGCGAAATTGCCCGGCGCAGCAGGAATCGAACGGTGGCCACCAGAACCATTGGTAAAGCTCTCGATGCGTTCTCTGACCTTTTGTTTGGATCAGTCATTCCGGCGATTGTCGTCGCATCTTTTATGGAGTTTCCAGCATCTGCGGTGTTCACAGCGCTCGTGATGCTGATCGGAGCTCTTCGTCTGGCATATTTTGACTACTTCGGATTGGACGAGCGTGGTCGTTCGACCGGTCTACCTCTCTCTTACGCTCTGCCGATGCTGGCCGCGATCTTGCTGGTTGACCACACTATCGCGCCGCTTCAGTTAAGTGTCGTTCTTCCTGGGGTCTTTGTACCGCTATCGTTGCTCCACATCGCCCCCTTCAAGATCAAAGCCTCTGGCAGTCTTGTGCATGTGATAACCATCGGCGTGGCGGCCACTGCGTCCGCCGGATTATTGATGACGAGTAGAGCGGGTCAATAAGCGGGCTTGCAATGTCGTAAGGACGAGAGATGTCGAGCTTAACTAGGAGCGTGGTATTTGCCGGCACCAGGGGACTTGCGACCCGCTGTCTTCTGTTCGTCATCGAGACCTGCGGCAAAGACCACATCGCCGGCATTCTCGGCGCTTCTCGGTACGAGAAAACTTGGTGGAGGCACGAAACCAGTGAGGAGCTTTGGGAAGTCGCAGACCGCTTCGGAGTACCCTTTTTCGAGTCGATAGATGATGTTCCTCCTCTCGGGACGTTTCTCGTAAGCGTCATGTGGAACAAGATTTTCCCGTCCCATATCCTCGCACGGTTAGATGGAGGGGGTATCAATCTTCATCCGGGCCCGCTGCCTGAATATCGCGGCAGTTTTGCGCGGACGCATGCCATACTCAATGGCGAGAAGAGCTTTGGGGTAACTGTCCACTATCTCTCAGAGCGGGTCGATAGGGGCGATATTCTCGGCGAATTGCGGTTCCCCGTGCTGCCTTCTGAGACCGCCCTCTCTTTAGACACCAGAGCGCAACTTTATGGCTACGCTCTCTTCTGCCAAGTGTGGCTGCGTTTATTGGACGGATCGGCGTCGTGTCGCTCACAAGACGACTTGATCGCTCAAGAAAAGCGCAAGGCTTGCTTCTATCCCATGCGCATGATGAGCGCACTTTTGGATTCGTCAGACGTTCCACGCAGCGCCGAAGAACTCGATCGGCTCTACCGCGCTCTATACCTTCCACCACGCATTGAGCCTCCAAAGTGGCTTGTCGAACGAGTCATGACCAATGAGGTTCGGACGCTCGCTCGGGACGTTCATCTCCACGGTAAGGCTTGACTTGGCTCGCACCGCGGAAGCTAGCCCGGAATATGAGATCGCGCTTCTCGAGGCCGTCCGCGAAGCCAAAGTGTTGCCTGCGAACTTCTGCTCATTGGCTGAACGTGGTCTTAGCTCTGGAGGTTGTTTTTGTAGCATCCAGCCCATCGAGAGGCGCCGGCGCCCCGACCGCGTGTGAGCCGGCTGGACACGCAGGAGGCTAGCTGTGTGTGGGATTTGCGGATTCATCGGACGGGTTACTGATCAGTCAGTGACCGAGCGGAACCTCGCGCGTTGCGCTCAGACCTTGGCCCATCGGGGCCCTGACGCGAGTGGTAGTTGCGTGACCTCTTCCTTTGCCTTTGCGCATCGAAGGCTCGCGATCATCGATCCCGATCCTAGGTCAATCCAACCGTTTCTCGATGAGGAATTCGGCTT
The genomic region above belongs to Bradyrhizobium arachidis and contains:
- a CDS encoding CDP-alcohol phosphatidyltransferase family protein — encoded protein: MIAYLFDRANAVTAVGLLCSGAAIGLVAKGQYEVAVALGLWAIIADDVDGEIARRSRNRTVATRTIGKALDAFSDLLFGSVIPAIVVASFMEFPASAVFTALVMLIGALRLAYFDYFGLDERGRSTGLPLSYALPMLAAILLVDHTIAPLQLSVVLPGVFVPLSLLHIAPFKIKASGSLVHVITIGVAATASAGLLMTSRAGQ
- a CDS encoding formyltransferase family protein translates to MSSLTRSVVFAGTRGLATRCLLFVIETCGKDHIAGILGASRYEKTWWRHETSEELWEVADRFGVPFFESIDDVPPLGTFLVSVMWNKIFPSHILARLDGGGINLHPGPLPEYRGSFARTHAILNGEKSFGVTVHYLSERVDRGDILGELRFPVLPSETALSLDTRAQLYGYALFCQVWLRLLDGSASCRSQDDLIAQEKRKACFYPMRMMSALLDSSDVPRSAEELDRLYRALYLPPRIEPPKWLVERVMTNEVRTLARDVHLHGKA